The Toxorhynchites rutilus septentrionalis strain SRP chromosome 3, ASM2978413v1, whole genome shotgun sequence genome includes a region encoding these proteins:
- the LOC129775154 gene encoding uncharacterized protein LOC129775154: protein MSKPSKSKSTNKDQYSRLVDLLEEQPDIAKGFAKCNASPYWNSVAAELNSLGPPTKDSTAWKKVWFDWKSNTKRKLAHNRREQFATGGGPSKFIELTALEERVVVLAGLAPAVEGIADTCSFGLEPSANQSIHDSGESASIEDNRIPEDRANENNETHTSKKRRTSMHTLLETQVQNQATFHDSVTNILKCFEKKTADLVHYNRQISKQLENINETINNVLMENQRHNLELERINLEKLKIKKRILEMELSRLQ, encoded by the exons AT GTCGAAACCATCGAAATCCAAAAGCACAAACAAGGATCAATACAGCCGACTGGTTGATCTCTTGGAAGAGCAGCCGGATATCGCGAAGGGTTTCGCGAAATGCAATGCTTCTCCCTACTGGAATTCTGTGGCAGCCGAGTTGAACAGTCTTGGGCCACCAACTAAAGATTCAACTGCGTGGAAAAAG GTCTGGTTCGATTGGAAATCGAACACGAAACGCAAGCTAGCCCACAACCGTCGCGAGCAATTTGCTACAGGTGGGGGTCCTAGTAAGTTTATTGAACTTACTGCGCTGGAGGAACGAGTTGTTGTTCTTGCAGGACTTGCTCCAGCAGTTGAGGGCATAGCCGACACTTGCAGTTTCGGGCTAGAACCTAGCGCAAATCAATCAATTCATGACAGTGGGGAATCTGCGTCGATTGAAGATAATCGAATTCCGGAGGATAGAGCCAATGAGAATAATGAGACGCATACATCGAAGAAGAGGAGGACATCAATGCACACATTGCTGGAGACACAAGTGCAAAACCAAGCAACGTTTCATGACTCGGTCACCAATATTCTaaaatgctttgaaaaaaaaactgctgaTTTGGTTCATTATAACAGACAGATTTCGAAACAGTTAGAGAACATAAACGAAACTATCAACAATGTGCTGATGGAAAATCAGAGGCACAATCTGGAATTAGAGAGAATTAATctggaaaaactgaaaattaaaaaaaggattCTTGAGATGGAATTAAGCCGTCTACAATAG